DNA from Malus sylvestris chromosome 11, drMalSylv7.2, whole genome shotgun sequence:
ATATGCTTTCTCCACTTCTAACGTGCGCCAGGTGGTGTTGCTGGGTTCTGATCTCCGGCAGCCATTGGAGTGTTGTCAGGAGTATGGATCCTGCAAAATGCGCACATGAAGCTACGGAGAACAGCGCAGAATATCTGGGGAACGATCTCGTGGATGCGAACCCACTCCCACCTTGCTCACGTGGTCACGtgttccaaaataataaaaggaaaactaacgaaaagttcaaaaaaaacttttatttttaatgaaaaatcatttttaaaggtataatgaatagtaccagagaaatgtataaatgtgatttttcgttaaaagtgaacagtacctggagtgttttgttaaaactctccATAATAAAGCCCTAAACCCTAATAGCCAATTAGATCAAATAAGTTTCTCTCTAGAGACATAGATTCAAGAAATTGAGTCAAAATTTGGAGGCTGTACGGTAATATTTTGGTAAATCTTCTTAATCGGTTGGTATATATAGAACCGAACCGATCCATTAACGGTTGGCTTCGGTTTGGAGTATTGTACTGGCGGCATACCATACCAACTAGTATATACACAAATGTAGATAATAATATAAATTAGATGTTTGAGTTCTGAACTATTAATTTTTGGATAGGGTAATGTTAGGtagaccaattttttttaaaacattttgtaaaccaaatgacatGGTTGAAGATGGTTGGATTATACTTatgtgttgattaacatgcttattttttatttgtgacaTATCACTTAGTTTGAAATTTTAGTCTCCCGCATTATCCTTTTGGATATGTTTGATTTGCCTTACGAAGTTATGAATTGTTTTGCATTAGATATGGCCTTCCCTCCATGCTTGTACAACTCAACTTCTATAAGTAACTATAAGGACACACTCGCATAAGTTCTTTCATCTCCGTCCATAAACCGAGATTGCAGGACTCGTCTAATGGAAGAAAATACTATAAATTTCAAGACAGGTTCACAACCCCACAAATTATTAGCATTCCACTTGAAAGTAAAAGAGAGCTTGAGAAAAATGGCCATAACAAAGACCAGGTTGTTAGCCTTATAAGGTTATACAGTTAAAACACAAACGAAAGGGTGACAAACCTTATTCCAGTTGTAATCATGGTACTCGAGCAAGGAAGGAGAAAAGGCACGACAACACCAATGTATTCTATAAACACCTAGCTGGATACAACTACTCTATGGGAAGCATTATGTTGTGTTGTCTAGGGCTTATAGGGACTGGTGTTTATATATGGgctaaaagctagggtttccaaAACCTAAACTTACTTTCTTAGTCTCTAAGTTAAGTATCATAATTATAGTCAattaaggattccatcaattctatttccaatataagacacaTATTTTTCAGTGATCGAATCACAATCAACATTgtttctccaatattacattcctattacatgtagtagaccacttaaaagttgatttatattggataaatccaacataGACTTCTTAGTTTGCATGACGTTTGATAACATCGAGAGCTATATCAGCCCGATTAGTAGCCTGCAGCTCGACTTGTACGCCGTCCAATTCGCCCTTCTTGTAAGTCGTCCAATTCGCCCCTTAACTTTTTCTTGTAGCTTGCATAAATCATCTTGCTTTTTACCCTTGCTGTGTCGGGATACCTATGAATACGGTAAAGAACATGAGCAAAAATGACacgagaaaaagagagaagacgTTTCTAGGTTATAATATTACCATGCAATGAAGAAAATCGTGTTTTTCTAAGAATTGTCTGCAGTCACATGGTTTGCAAtaagtggcgaagccaggatttctTCGGACGAGGGACAAACTTAAAAGAGTGCaaggttaaagaaaaatggcaacAACCACATCTTTTTGTGTAGTAATATCTTCCATaattaatcaatacaaacaaattacaattgttcCCGACGATGTTTCATGTTATGAAAACGTCGCATAATAAgttcattatcaataaaatacatttctctcaatgtaaacaatcatgctatcactcaaccattgatctcccattttgttatgcaatggtgttttcacaatcttcatagcagaaaaagctCTCTCCACCGAAGCAATAGCAACCGGTAACACCAAAGCCAATGTAAGAAGCTAGTACACTAACATATAGCTTTCACACCTCCCATCCTTCACTAACTCTTTCACAAGATCACTAATTCCTCTCAATGATGAAAACTCACTATGCATCTTCATATCATGAATGTAATTGTCAAGTTGAATTGGAAGATTCATGAGGTCCATACGATCAAAATCTTGAGGATAAAGTTGGGCTAAATGAACAATTTTTGCTTtgtcaaaagatgcaaaattattcacCGGACTCAAATATGCCATACAAAGAAGCAACTCGGTGTTTACCTCATTGAAGCGATCATTCAATTCCTTTAGTTGCATATCAAATACTTGAAAATAGAGGTCCACACGATAGTAATGgaagtttgtgatttttggagctTTACGCCTTGATTTTATAGGTACAAAATGCAAATCTTCCATGTTAGGAATGATAATATCATGCTCCTCACAAAACCTTTCTACATCATGAAACACGTCCCCAAAGTCATCATCTCTCAAGGATTGTAGTCATTGCTTGCATACTTCCACTAATGCCATCGCATTCACAATTGATCTTTATTTTGCAATGCTTGTAATAACTCATTAGTAATTCCCAATATAAGtttcatcaagaaaaggtgaaacGCAAAATCAAAAGTTTGTATGTCCTTGAATAACCTAGTTGCTTCGCCGAGATTATCTTGGTTGTGATCGCTTTTAATCCATTCAACCACCTCCACCACGACTTCAAACATAACAATAATATTAACTATAGTACCATAATGCGAGTTCTACCGTGCATCACATGGACTTATAAGACTACTTTCTTGATttaaccatttacccgtttcAAGCTTACCAAGATCAAGAGCTTTCTGaatttgttcttgttgtttCTCTCTAAATGCATCACAACGCTTGCATGACGATCCAATAAGATTCACCAAACTACTagcattgatgaagaaattggcAACATCCTCATTTTCCTTTACCACAAATATAAGAGCTAGTTGGAGTTGGTGTGCAAAAACAATGAATATAAAATGCTTAAGGGTATTTGTTCAAAATCTTTATTTTAAGACCATTTAACTTACCTCTCATATTACTAGCTCCATCATAGCCTTGTCCCCATAACTTGGACAAACTTAAATTTGTTGTTGCAAACAATCTCTCAATGGCATCTTCAAGTGAGCTATTGGTTGTAGAAGAGACATGTTGAACACCAAAAAACTTTTCAATTGCTTCTCATTTTTTGTTCACGTAACGCAATACCACCACCATTTgctctttagtggaagcattacgtgatccatcaaccaagagagaaaaaaatgtacctTCCATATATTTAGTGATTCCGTTAATAGTTTCAATAACACAAGTATGAACAAGATCCTTTTGAATATCGGAAGAAGTATACTTAAGATTTTTGGGAGCATTCTCAAACACAACCCTCCTAACTTTCTCATTATGATCAGCAAGAAATTACATAAGTTCTATATAATTACCCATATTGCTCGATTTCAAAGATTCATCGTGCCCACGAAAAGCCAAACCTTGTCGCAACAACCATCTTGTGCAATCAAGTGCTCCACTCAGTAAAGTGTGATAATTAACGCGAGCTTCATCAGTTTGCTTGATCACAAATGTTTCAATGTGTTGTTTTTGTGTCATCAAGTCTTTAGCTTGTTGCATAGCTTTATTATGAAGACTTCCAACACTTCCTTCATGGACTCGAAAATTTTCGGGTCCTTTCCTCCAATTTGTAAACCATTTTTCAGTGAAGACATCACTTCCACTACCACCCGCTTTATCAAAATCACATTTAAAAAGATAGCAATAACGGCAAAATGCAGCATCTTTTACTACACTATACTCTAACCacttaaatttatcaaaccaacCTGTGATAAAACATTGATTGTCGCTAGCTTTCCTTGGCATGATGTGAGATTTAGGTTGACAAGGTTCCTTTTGGAGGTAGTATCTACGAATTGCTTCACAACAATTGAGTGGATAATCAAGCATTCGACGTCTCAGTCCAGGGTCTATAGGAAAATTAGCTAAtatttcatccaactcaataaccTCACTTTGTTGTGCACTATCCGGAATACTCGAAGGAGGACTACTCGGAATATTTGAAGGTGGAGGAGGACTACCCGGAATATTTGGAGAAGGATTTAAGCACTGTTTCTTATAGTatcgttccattacgtaattgTATAACGAAAGAAACAAAGTATATATTTTAGACTCTTAATTCTAGAGTATACtacgaatttaattaatcagTACCAACAatcatatgaaattatgaataatcaagaattcaatttttatccTAGAGTAGACTACGAATGTAATTAATCAGTACCGACAGCAACAATGCATTTGAATGAGGGTTTTAGTTGGTAGAATTGGGGTTTATTATGTTAATGTAAATATGATGTAAAAGTCTTCACCAtgttcagcttttttttttcttgctagACTATATGTGATTCAAGTtcctatatgtatatataatgtaaCAATCCTCTTTTATGTActtcaaaacaacaacaaaaatcaataaTCATAGTATTCATATAAATAATCTATAATCAATAACCATATAATGTATAACCCTATAATCCTAtatcaattaaacaaaattttgtattCAACAATCAATTAGGGTTTGAAATAAATAGATGTAACTATAAGGACACACTCATTGCATAAGTTCTTTCATCTTCGTCTACAAACCGAGATCGCAGGACTCGTTCTAGTCGAAGAAAACACAGTAATGTAATTTCAAACCGAGTATTACAATGTAGTCAGGTTCACAACCCCACAAACTATTAACATTCCACTTGAAAGTAAAACATAGCTTCAGACAAATGGCCACTGGGTCGGATCAATAGCCAGCAGCTCGACTTGTATGCCATCCAATTCTCTCTTGAACCTGTCCTTGGAGCTTGCATAAATCATCTTGTTTCTCACCCTTGCTGTGTCGGGAGACCTATGAATACGGTAAAGAACATAAGCAAATATGACACGAAAAATAGAGAGACGCGTTTTTAGGTCATAATATTTACCATCCGATGAAGAAAATCCTGCTTTTCTGACAATTCTCTGCAGTCACAAAGTCAAAATCATAGACAGCATATCTGCATTCATTATCAGGAAGGTTTGCAGTAAAGTCTTCGTAGCTTTCAGCTGGCCAACCGAGTTTCTCCACAAtcacctcatttttcttctcgtCAATCTTGAACACTATGAAGCGATATGTTCTCTTTGCCTTCAATTCCAGAAACTTCA
Protein-coding regions in this window:
- the LOC126589566 gene encoding actin-depolymerizing factor 1-like isoform X2 produces the protein MANAASGFSVDDDCKLKFLELKAKRTYRFIVFKIDEKKNEVIVEKLGWPAESYEDFTANLPDNECRYAVYDFDFVTAENCQKSRIFFIGWSPDTARVRNKMIYASSKDRFKRELDGIQVELLAIDPTQWPFV
- the LOC126590200 gene encoding uncharacterized protein LOC126590200; this translates as MERYYKKQCLNPSPNIPGSPPPPSNIPSSPPSSIPDSAQQSEVIELDEILANFPIDPGLRRRMLDYPLNCCEAIRRYYLQKEPCQPKSHIMPRKASDNQCFITAGGSGSDVFTEKWFTNWRKGPENFRVHEGSVGSLHNKAMQQAKDLMTQKQHIETFVIKQTDEARVNYHTLLSGALDCTRCSLEDAIERLFATTNLSLSKLWGQGYDGASNMRALIFVVKENEDVANFFINASSLVNLIGSSCKRCDAFREKQQEQIQKALDLVVVEVVEWIKSDHNQDNLGEATRLFKDIQTFDFAFHLFLMKLILGITNELLQALQNKDQL